One Epinephelus moara isolate mb chromosome 20, YSFRI_EMoa_1.0, whole genome shotgun sequence genomic window carries:
- the zwilch gene encoding protein zwilch homolog, with amino-acid sequence MGSKVISSAKEFYNILRSLQNEESNGPCTYEEDIQILKMNGDKIPVLNMYCGNQPVFICEKAVPKINEPDDQPMTETSNCTDDDADDDVASALQTELGPQPLTIMKARQLLSWYTLSHNTNVSAADNNPALHPLWVRCDMSDPGRTTWFGAETVCVGNKVSGVKLYSVTCKGSTVDKKSLITLDELKQEHKKRHPPSAMAIKGSARFSLFGSSVVENTMIESQSSVTVDIKWSHVESVLETPPLSSTATLNIKVSSGDMRSPMYEMYRELEFLQTLADGLRTGETEWMEPLESTSAVNLTKALLEELQGTAKTQQDQAAKIAEATKSKTETDTPIFNSFLERGDLDFVEQLWVRMRKSVTSYQDIGDCLKLVTEALRYGDIKPWIHRDSSSSLSKLILQSYHKQIDHVSLTGVTPVHMLLEMGLDKMRKDYINYLIGEELTTLNHLCYYLSTEVDLQEQVIRLRKLHHLLEIIVTCSTFLGLPYDRLFLLTQSCLQHYKTYPYDEEHEFKLQVKPALISHFYQKEHPVVWGAEVSSGHGPREVRTSVQLSDRPLVDHVIFDTDYPNETVNGDSEDPAFFSTKVCCSLVNFA; translated from the exons ATGGGCTCCAAGGTGATATCGAGTGCTAAGGAGTTTTATAATATTCTTCG GTCTCTTCAAAATGAGGAAAGCAACGGTCCATGTACATATGAG GAGGACATCCAGATTTTAAAGATGAATGGAGACAAAATCCCTGTGCTGAACATGTACTGTGGGAACCAGCCGGTCTTCATCTGTGAAAAAGCT gttccaaaaataaatgaacctGATGATCAACCAATGACTGAGACATCAAACTGCACTGAcgatgatgctgatgatgatgttgcCAGTGCTCTCCAGACAGAATTGGGACCACAGCCGCTCACAATCATGAAAGCAAG GCAGCTGCTGTCTTGGTACACATTATCTCACAATACTAATGTGTCAGCTGCGGACAACAACCCTGCCTTACATCCTCTGTGGGTGCGATGTGACATGTCTGATCCAGGTAGAACAACCTGGTTTGGAGCTGAAACAGTCTGCGTGGGCAATAAAGTGTCTGGTGTCAAATTATACTCTGTTACCTGCAAAG GCTCAACTGTGGACAAAAAATCTCTCATAACCTTGGATGAGCTTAAACAAGAGCACAAGAAAAGGCACCCTCCATCCGCA ATGGCCATTAAAGGCAGTGCCAGGTTCAGCTTGTTTGGCTCCAGTGTTGTTGAAAACACCATGATTGAGTCACAGAGTAGTGTGACAGTGGATATCAAGTGGAGCCATGTGGAGAGTGTTCTTGAGACCCCACCCCTGTCCTCTACAGCAACGCTG AATATCAAAGTTTCCAGCGGGGACATGAGGAGCCCAATGTATGAGATGTACAGGGAGCTAGAGTTTCTTCAG aCTCTTGCTGATGGTTTGAGAACTGGTGAGACTGAATGGATGGAACCTTTGGAAAGCACATCAGCTGTAAATCTGACCAAGGCCCTCCTAGAAG AGCTTCAGGGCACTGCAAAGACACAACAGGACCAGGCTGCAAAAATAGCTGAG GCCACAAAGTCGAAGACCGAGACTGACACTCCCATTTTCAACTCTTTCTTGGAACGAGGCGATTTAGATTTTGTGGAGCAGCTGTGGGTTCGGATGAGAAAAA GTGTGACTTCATATCAAGATATTGGAGACTGCCTGAAACTGGTCACGGAAGCCCTAAGATACGGTGATATCAAACCCTGG ATTCACAGAGATAGCAGCAGCTCCCTCAGCAAGCTCATCCTGCAGTCCTACCACAAGCAGATTGATCATGTGTCTCTCACAGGTGTCACACCTGTCCACATGCTGCTAGAGATGGGTCTGGACAAGATGAGGAAGGATTACATTAACTACCTCATAG GTGAAGAATTGACAACTCTAAATCATCTG TGTTACTACCTGAGCACCGAGGTTGATCTGCAGGAGCAAGTGATCCGACTCAGAAAATTGCACCATCTGCTGGAAATAATTGTGACCTGCAGTACTTTCCTGGGTTTGCCCTACGACCGGCTCTTCCTCCTCACACA ATCGTGTTTGCAGCACTACAAAACATATCCGTATGATGAGGAGCATGAATTCAAACTGCAAGTCAAACCTGCGCTGATCAGCCATTTCTACCAGAA GGAGCACCCAGTAGTGTGGGGGGCTGAGGTATCCAGCGGCCACGGCCCTCGTGAGGTCAGGACATCTGTACAGCTCAGTGACAGACCACTGGTGGATCATGTCATCTTTGACACAG ATTACCCAAATGAAACCGTGAACGGGGACAGTGAGGATCCCGCCTTCTTCTCCACCAAGGTGTGCTGCAGTCTCGTCAACTTTGCGTAA
- the lctlb gene encoding lactase-like b isoform X2 yields MLPRCAFSVCHVFVLVLCLSSAEDFDWTKNDHGSFYYGTFPAGFSWGAGSSAYQTEGAWDKDGKGLSIWDVFSHKKGKIQYNDTGDSSCEGYHKVKDDVALMKELKLNHYRFSISWPRLIPTGIKYHINEKGIQYYDELIDHLLESKITPVVTLYHWDLPQVLQEKYGGWQNISMVNHFNEFANLCFERFGNRVKYWMTFNNPWSVAVEGYETGEHAPGLKLRGTGAYRAAHHIIKAHAKVWHTYDTQWRAKQKGLVGISLSGDWGEPVDISNQKDIEAAERYVQFYLGWFATPIFHGDYPQVMKDFIGRKSVQQGLGTSRLPTFSPQEKSYIKGTCDFLGVGHFTTRYITQKNNPSGRSTSSYFTDRDLAELVDPRWPDPGSEWLYAVPWGFRRLLNFVKTQYGNPMIYVTENGVSEKMLCTELCDDWRIQYYKDYINEMLKAIKDGVNVKGYTAWSLLDKFEWDEGYSERFGLYYVDFRNKNKPRYPKASVQFYKRVISSNGFPNQREVENWRRKAIETCSSSNQLLAAEEQRSTAANILRLIHDPLTSHMEMVTEIVVPTVCTLSILLSAVFLMFLLRRRN; encoded by the exons ATGCTGCCCCGCTGTGCATTCagtgtgtgtcatgtgtttgtgttggtgcTGTGTCTGTCTTCGGCTGAGGACTTCGACTGGACAAAGAACGACCACGGCTCCTTCTATTATGGCACTTTTCCAGCTG GATTTTCGTGGGGTGCCGGCAGTTCAGCCTATCAAACAGAAGGAGCCTGGGACAAAGATGGAAAAGGACTGAGCATCTGGGACGTGTTCAGTCATAAGAAAGGCAAAATCCAATATAATGACACCGGAGACTCCTCTTGTGAGGGCTACCACAAAGTCAAG gatGATGTTGCCCTGATGAAGGAGCTGAAGCTTAACCACTATCGCTTCTCCATATCCTGGCCTAGACTCATCCCCACTGGCATAAAGT ACCATATAAATGAAAAAGGAATACAGTACTATGATGAACTGATTGACCATCTGCTGGAGAGCAAGATCACCCCTGTCGTCACTTTGTATCACTGGGATCTCCCACAG GTCTTGCAAGAGAAATATGGTGGATGGCAGAACATAAGCATGGTCAATCACTTCAATGAGTTTGCTAACCTGTGCTTTGAAAGATTTGGCAACCGAGTCAAGTACTGGATGACATTCAACAATCCATGG TCTGTCGCAGTTGAAGGTTATGAGACTGGTGAGCATGCTCCTGGACTGAAGCTGAGAGGAACAGGAGCGTACAGAGCTGCACATCACATCATCAAG gCCCATGCCAAAGTTTGGCACACTTATGATACACAATGGAGGGCGAAACAAAAAG GTCTGGTTGGCATCTCTCTGTCTGGAGACTGGGGCGAGCCGGTGGATATCAGCAACCAGAAAGACATCGAAGCAGCTGAGAGATACGTCCAGTTCTACCTGGGCTGGTTTGCTACACCCATCTTTCATGGAGACTACCCTCAAGTGATGAAAGACTTCATTG GAAGGAAGAGTGTCCAGCAGGGCCTCGGGACGTCTCGCCTGCCAACATTTTCCCCCCAAGAGAAGAGCTACATCAAGGGGACGTGTGACTTCCTCGGCGTCGGCCACTTCACCACCCGCTACATCACCCAAAAGAACAACCCATCAGGTCGTAGCACCAGCAGCTACTTCACTGACCGTGACCTGGCTGAGCTGGTTGACCCACGGTGGCCTGACCCTGGGTCTGAGTGGCTCTACGCCGTGCCTTGGGGTTTCAGACGCCTGCTCAATTTCGTCAAG ACTCAGTACGGAAACCCGATGATTTATGTGACTGAGAACGGAGTCTCTGAAAAGATGTTGTGCACAGAGCTGTGTGACGACTGGAGGATACAGTATTATAAAGACTACATCAATGAGATGCTGAAAG CTATCAAAGATGGAGTCAATGTGAAGGGCTACACTGCATGGTCGCTGCTGGACAAGTTTGAGTGGGACGAAGGCTATTCTGAGAGGTTTGGCTTGTACTATGTGGACTTCAGGAACAAGAACAAGCCTCGCTATCCCAAAGCCTCCGTTCAGTTTTACAAACGCGTCATCAGCTCCAATGGGTTCCCCAATCAGAGAGAG GTTGAGAACTGGAGGAGGAAGGCTATTGAGACCTGTTCCTCCAGCAACCAGCTCCTAGCTGCAG AGGAACAGCGGAGTACTGCTGCCAATATTCTAAGACTTATACATG ACCCTTTGACCAGCCACATGGAGATGGTAACTGAGATCGTTGTTCCCACTGTGTGCACGCTCTCTATTTTGCTCAGTGCCGTCTTCCTTATGTTCCTGCTGCGGAGGCGGAACTAG
- the lctlb gene encoding lactase-like b isoform X1: protein MLPRCAFSVCHVFVLVLCLSSAEDFDWTKNDHGSFYYGTFPAGFSWGAGSSAYQTEGAWDKDGKGLSIWDVFSHKKGKIQYNDTGDSSCEGYHKVKDDVALMKELKLNHYRFSISWPRLIPTGIKSDHINEKGIQYYDELIDHLLESKITPVVTLYHWDLPQVLQEKYGGWQNISMVNHFNEFANLCFERFGNRVKYWMTFNNPWSVAVEGYETGEHAPGLKLRGTGAYRAAHHIIKAHAKVWHTYDTQWRAKQKGLVGISLSGDWGEPVDISNQKDIEAAERYVQFYLGWFATPIFHGDYPQVMKDFIGRKSVQQGLGTSRLPTFSPQEKSYIKGTCDFLGVGHFTTRYITQKNNPSGRSTSSYFTDRDLAELVDPRWPDPGSEWLYAVPWGFRRLLNFVKTQYGNPMIYVTENGVSEKMLCTELCDDWRIQYYKDYINEMLKAIKDGVNVKGYTAWSLLDKFEWDEGYSERFGLYYVDFRNKNKPRYPKASVQFYKRVISSNGFPNQREVENWRRKAIETCSSSNQLLAAEEQRSTAANILRLIHDPLTSHMEMVTEIVVPTVCTLSILLSAVFLMFLLRRRN, encoded by the exons ATGCTGCCCCGCTGTGCATTCagtgtgtgtcatgtgtttgtgttggtgcTGTGTCTGTCTTCGGCTGAGGACTTCGACTGGACAAAGAACGACCACGGCTCCTTCTATTATGGCACTTTTCCAGCTG GATTTTCGTGGGGTGCCGGCAGTTCAGCCTATCAAACAGAAGGAGCCTGGGACAAAGATGGAAAAGGACTGAGCATCTGGGACGTGTTCAGTCATAAGAAAGGCAAAATCCAATATAATGACACCGGAGACTCCTCTTGTGAGGGCTACCACAAAGTCAAG gatGATGTTGCCCTGATGAAGGAGCTGAAGCTTAACCACTATCGCTTCTCCATATCCTGGCCTAGACTCATCCCCACTGGCATAAAGT CAGACCATATAAATGAAAAAGGAATACAGTACTATGATGAACTGATTGACCATCTGCTGGAGAGCAAGATCACCCCTGTCGTCACTTTGTATCACTGGGATCTCCCACAG GTCTTGCAAGAGAAATATGGTGGATGGCAGAACATAAGCATGGTCAATCACTTCAATGAGTTTGCTAACCTGTGCTTTGAAAGATTTGGCAACCGAGTCAAGTACTGGATGACATTCAACAATCCATGG TCTGTCGCAGTTGAAGGTTATGAGACTGGTGAGCATGCTCCTGGACTGAAGCTGAGAGGAACAGGAGCGTACAGAGCTGCACATCACATCATCAAG gCCCATGCCAAAGTTTGGCACACTTATGATACACAATGGAGGGCGAAACAAAAAG GTCTGGTTGGCATCTCTCTGTCTGGAGACTGGGGCGAGCCGGTGGATATCAGCAACCAGAAAGACATCGAAGCAGCTGAGAGATACGTCCAGTTCTACCTGGGCTGGTTTGCTACACCCATCTTTCATGGAGACTACCCTCAAGTGATGAAAGACTTCATTG GAAGGAAGAGTGTCCAGCAGGGCCTCGGGACGTCTCGCCTGCCAACATTTTCCCCCCAAGAGAAGAGCTACATCAAGGGGACGTGTGACTTCCTCGGCGTCGGCCACTTCACCACCCGCTACATCACCCAAAAGAACAACCCATCAGGTCGTAGCACCAGCAGCTACTTCACTGACCGTGACCTGGCTGAGCTGGTTGACCCACGGTGGCCTGACCCTGGGTCTGAGTGGCTCTACGCCGTGCCTTGGGGTTTCAGACGCCTGCTCAATTTCGTCAAG ACTCAGTACGGAAACCCGATGATTTATGTGACTGAGAACGGAGTCTCTGAAAAGATGTTGTGCACAGAGCTGTGTGACGACTGGAGGATACAGTATTATAAAGACTACATCAATGAGATGCTGAAAG CTATCAAAGATGGAGTCAATGTGAAGGGCTACACTGCATGGTCGCTGCTGGACAAGTTTGAGTGGGACGAAGGCTATTCTGAGAGGTTTGGCTTGTACTATGTGGACTTCAGGAACAAGAACAAGCCTCGCTATCCCAAAGCCTCCGTTCAGTTTTACAAACGCGTCATCAGCTCCAATGGGTTCCCCAATCAGAGAGAG GTTGAGAACTGGAGGAGGAAGGCTATTGAGACCTGTTCCTCCAGCAACCAGCTCCTAGCTGCAG AGGAACAGCGGAGTACTGCTGCCAATATTCTAAGACTTATACATG ACCCTTTGACCAGCCACATGGAGATGGTAACTGAGATCGTTGTTCCCACTGTGTGCACGCTCTCTATTTTGCTCAGTGCCGTCTTCCTTATGTTCCTGCTGCGGAGGCGGAACTAG